Below is a window of Streptomyces spongiicola DNA.
CATTCTGCTGGCCGCCGTGGCCGTCACCGCGCTGGTGCTGCTGCTCGACCCGCGTACGGCGCAGGCGCTGGGCATCCGAGGCCGTGCATAGCCTCCGAAGGCGGCGCCCCCACGCGTCGTCTCCGTGCAGCGCCGCCCACGGCTGCCCGCCGGGAGCGGTGGCCGCGCGCAGCCGTCGTCTCCGGCGGCCGGGGAAGCCGGGGAAGCGGGGGGATCGACCGCCCGGCGTGGACGGACCGTCCGGCGTGGATCGACCGCGGAGTGGGATCGGCGGCCCTGCGTGGGATCGACCGCGGAGTGGGATCGACGGCCCTGCGTGGGATCGACCGCCCGGAACCGCCGGAGGGTCACTCCTCGACCAGCAGCTTCTCGCGGAGTTGTGCGAGCGTGCGCGCGAGGAGGCGGGAGACGTGCATCTGGGAGATCCCGACCTCCTGGGCGATCTGCGACTGCGTCATGTTGCCGAAGAACCGGAGAAGGAGAATCCGCTTCTCCCGGGGCGGCAGATCCTCCAGCAGCGGCTTCAGCGACTCGCGGTACTCGACGCCCTCCAGCGCCTCGTCCTCGGCACCCAGGGTGTCGGCGACCGCCGGGGACTCGTCGTCGGTGTCGGGGACGTCCAGCGAGAGCGTCGAGTACGCGTTGGCGGACTCCAGGCCCTCAAGGACCTCCTCCTCGGAGATACCGAGCCGCTCGGCGAGTTCGTGGACCGTGGGGGAGCGGCCGTACTGCTGGGACAGCTCCGCGGTCGCCGTGGTCAGTGCGAGCCGCAGCTCCTGGAGCCGCCGGGGGACCCGCACCGCCCAGCCCTTGTCGCGGAAGTGCCGCTTGATCTCCCCCACGACCGTCGGCGTCGCGTAGGTCGAGAACTCGACGCCCCGGTCGGGGTCGAACCGGTCCACGGACTTGATCAGCCCGATCGTCGCGACCTGGGTGAGGTCGTCGAGCGGCTCGCCGCGGTTGCGGAAGCGGCGGGCCAGGTGCTCCACCAGGGGCAGATGCATCCGCACCAGCTGGTTCCGGAGTTCGGCACGCTCGGGGGAGCCCTCCGGAAGTCCGCGCAGCGCGATGAACATCGAACGCGCCTCGCTCCGGTTGTTCGGAGCGTGGTGCCCGTGTTCCCTGAGGTCGTGCTCGTGGTCGCTCATGGCCGCCCTCTGCCAGTGCCTCGCCCGGGAGGTACCACCCCCAGCCTGCTTCTGCTCCGCCGCGGCCGGGAGGCCGTCACGCTCGTCCACCGGGTGCGGCCTGGCCTGCTGCTCCGGGATGCCCGCCGGCGCGCCGGCCGGCTCCGCCGGGGCCGTGGGCCCGCCGTTCCGCGTTCCGGAAATCCGCTCCTCGTCGCGCACCGGACCGTCCCCGTCCCTCACGCCGGCCCGGGTCCCGCGCCGCGCTGCTTGTACAGGCTGATGGAGACCGTGCGGTCCTCCGCCACGGAGGAGTCGACCTTGCCGGCCAGTGCGGAGAGCACCGTCCAGGCGAAGGTGTCGCGCTCCGGGGCGCGGCCGTCGGTCGTCGGGGCCGAGACCGTGACCTCCAGGGAGTCGTCGACGAGCCGGAAGACGCAGCTGAGGACGGATCCGGGGACGGCCTGCTGTAGCAAGATCGCACACGCCTCGTCGACCGCGATGCGCAGGTCCTCGATCTCGTCGAGGGTGAAGTCCAAGCGCGCCGCGAGGCCGGCCGTGGCCGTACGCAGCACGGACAGGTAGGCACCCGCAGCCGGCAGCCGGACTTCCACGAAGTCCTGGGTCCCGGGCTCGCCTGCGATGTCGGACACCCTCACCTCCAAGGTGGCACAAGGTCGATCGAGGCTCCGGGAGGGCGTCCCGGAGTCGAGTGCTGCGCTTCGGTGCGCAGCCAGTACCTGGACTGGCGACGCTATCGCGATCCATGGTGCCGTGTCGCCGGGGACCCCTACCCGGCGCTGTCACTCATGGTAAGCCCATGGGTACGCACAGTGGCTAGTGTTCTGCGGCCCTCAATTGCGAGAAGTCGGCGGAGCTTTGACGTACCCGGACGTCAGACGATCGAACCGTCCGCGAAGCACCATCGCCAGCTCTCACCGTGCTCCAGGGTGCGCATCACCGGATGTCCCTCCTGCTCGGCGTGGTGGAAGGCGTGCCGGCCCGGTGACGAGTCGCAGCACCCCACGTACCCGCACGTCAGGCAGATCCGCAGCTGCACCGGGTGCGTCCCCTCGGCCCGGCACACGAGGCAGGTGTCGCTCAGGCGCCCGGGTTCGGGGCGCGGCAGGTCGAGAACGTGCGGGCACTCGCTCATGATGGCCAGGTTACGACGCGGGCGGCTGAGGAGCGGATCATGGATGCGCTGTCGGTGGTGGCGCTGGTCGCGGCGAGTGCCGCGGTCGCCGGGATCGCCCGCAGGACGGTGGTGCCCGCGCCGCTGCTCCTCGTCGCGGCCGGTCTGGTCGCCTCGTACCTGCCCGGAGTCCCGGCGTACACCCTGGACCCGCACATCGTGCTGCCGCTGATCCTGCCGCCGCTGCTGCACATCGCCGCGCTGGACAGCTCGTACCTCGACCTGCGGGCCAACATCCGCCCCATCGCCCTGCTCTCCGTCGGCTACACCCTCTTCGCGACCCTCGTCGTGGGATGGGCGGCGCACCTGGTGATCCCCGGCCTCCCGCTGACCGCCGCACTCGTGCTCGGCGCGGTGGTCGCCCCGCCCGACGCGGTGGCGGCGACCGCGGTCGCCCGCAGGCTCCGCCTGCCCGGCCGGATCACCACGATCCTCCAGGGCGAGTCCCTGGTGAACGACGCCACCGCCATCACCGCCTACCGGGTGGCCCTGGCGGCCGCGGTCGGCGAGGGCATCACCTGGGGCGAGGGCGTCGGGATGTTCCTCGTCGCCGCGGCCGGGGGCGTCGGCGTCGGCCTGGTGCTGATGGTGCCGATCCACTGGCTGCGGACCCGTCTCGGCGAACCCCTGCTCCAGAACACCCTGTCCCTGCTGATCCCCTTCGTCGCCTACGCCGCCGCCGAGCACGTGCACGCCTCCGGCGTGCTGGCCGTCGTGGTCGTCGCCCTCTTCCTCGGGCACCGGTCCTGGCAGGTCGACTTCGCCACCCGGCTCCAGGAGGAGGCGGTCTGGCGGATGGCCGCCTTCGTCCTCGAGTCGGCCGTCTTCGCGCTGATCGGGCTGCAACTCGCGCCGGTCGTGGGGCAGATCGGCTCGTTCTCGGCCCAGGAGGTCGCCGGGTACGCCGTCCTCGTCTTCGGCGTCGTGGTGGCGTCCCGCTTCGTGTGGGTCTTCCCCGCCACCTTCGTCCCGCGGATGCTGTCGCGGCGCATCCGGGAGCGCGAGCCCGGTGTGGACTGGCGGGCCCCGGTGATCGTCGGCTGGGCCGGGATGCGGGGCGTGGTGTCCCTGGCGATCGCGTTCTCCATCCCGGTCCTCACGTCCGCGGGAGAGCCCTTCCCGGCGCGCAACCTGATCCTGTTCCTCACCTTCACCACGGTGATCGGCACCCTGGTGGTGCAGGGGCTCACCCTGCCCGCGCTGATCCGTGCCCTGAAGCTCCCCGAGCGCGACCCGCTGAGCGTCACCCTGGCCGAGGCGCAGGCCCAGAGCGAGGCGTCCCGCGCGGCGGAGCGACGGCTGGAGGAACTCGTCGCCGATCCGGCCAACGCCCTCCCGGGTCCCCTCCTCGACCGGCTGCGCACGGTCCTCGAACACCGCAGGAACTCGCCGTGGGAGAGGCTCGGGGCGGTCAACCCCGTCACGGGCGAGTCCGCCGACGGCACCTACCGCCGCCTCACCCGCGAGGTGATCCAGGCCGAGCGCGCGGTGTTCGTGCGGCTCCGCGACGAACGCCGGATCGACGACGAGATGATGCGGGCGCTGCTGCGGCGGCTGGATCTCGAGGAGGCGGCCGCCTACCGCGAGGCCTCGGGCTGAGGCCCGCCGGTGATCACCGCCGCCACGGCCGTTTCCGGCGGGAAGGCGCCCTCGCCGGCGAGGGCGACGAGTCCGTAGAGCATTTTGGCGACATAGAGACGCTCCACGGGCAGCCCGTGGCGTGCCTCGAAGTCCCGCGCGAAGGCCTCGAGAGCCGGTGGGACGCGGGCGTACCCGCCGAAGTGGAACCGCTCGTCGAGCGACCAGTCGCCGACCTTCGCCCCGAAGGCCTCTCTCTGGAGGGCGGCCGTCCGCTCGCCCAGGAAGCCGCCCTTGAGCACGGGCACTCCGAGTGCCCGCGCCCCGTCACCGAGTCCGGCGGCGGGTCCGTGCCCCAGTCCGGCGGCGGGCCCGGCGGCGGGTCCGGCGGCGGGTCCGGCGGCGGGTCCGTCCCCGAGTCCGTAGGCGAGCCCGGCGGCAAGCCCGGCGAGCGTCCCTCCCGTCCCGCACGCCACGGCGGCCACATCGGCCACGCCCCGCAGCTCGCGGCCCAGCTCCGTACAGCCCCGCACCGCGAGAGCGTTGCTGCCGCCCTCCGGGACGACCCGGCACCCCTCCGGCGCCCCGCAGCGCTCCAGCAGCTCCGCGAGCACCTCCGGGTCGGACACGCGGCGGTACGTGGCCCGGTCCACGAAGTGCAGCCGCATCCCGTCGGCGGCACAGGCGGCGAGCGAAGGGTTGAGGGGTCGCGCGGCGAGTTCGTCGCCCCGGACGACACCGATCGTGGGGAAGCCGAGCAGCCGCCCGGCGGCGGCCGTGGCGCGCAGATGGTGGGAGTACGCGCCGCCGAAGGTGAGCACGGTCCGGCCGGCCGCCGCACGCAGGTTCGGTGCCAGCTTGCGCCACTTGTTGCCGGGCAGCTCGGGGTGGATGAGGTCGTCCCGCTTGAGCAGCAGCCGCAGCCCGTGCCGCGCGAAGCGCTCGTCCCGCACCTCCTGCAAGGGGGAGGGCAGCCGGGGCCGGAGTGCACGGTCGAGGTCTACGGGCTGGCTCACCCGCCCATTGTCGCTTCGCCTTCTCGCCGTCCCGTCACGGCGTCCGGGGCACTCCCCGGCCCCACAGCTCCTCGGCGTGCTCCGCGAACCGGTCGAACATTCCGCCGTCTCGCCGGCGGCGCGGATGGAGGAGGGGTGAGCCGTGGCCGGCGAGCGGGGCCGGGTGGGGCGTCACGAGCGCGTCATGATCGAACCTGAACAGCCTTGGGCCAGATCACGTCTTCATTCACCTTCAGCGCCCGGCACGCGTCGACGCGGTTTCCTGCATGCGGTACGAGTTCGGCGCCGGTCAGCCACCGTTCCACCGTCCTGGGCGCCACACCGATGCGCGTGGCAAGCCTCCGGGGCGTGAGCTTGGCGTCTTCCACAGCTGATCGTAGAGCGGTGTCCAAGACTTCCCCCGGCGACATGTGGGCGTTCTTGAACCGTGGTGCGCAACGGTACGACTGTCCCTGATTCGGGGAGGGATACGTCCTCCATCCTGGGGCACGGAGCATCACGGCCATCACGGCCATCACGGCCGTCACGAATCCGGACACGACCATGGACCCGGCCCCGCATCTCCTGTTCGGCCCGGAGCCTCCGATGCCGGTGGCGGACCGCGACGTGTGCCAGGACACCCCCGGGTCATCCCTTCGACAGGGGGCAGACAGCCGTACCGGGCCCGGAGGCCAGGCACCCCGTTTCAGGGCCACGAGAAGGGTAACGGGGGAAGGGAGGCAGCCGGGGCCGGATGTGTTCCCCCCGTCGTTCACCCGGCCGTTGCCCCCGTCGTTCCCCGGCCGTTCTCGCCGCCCCGGCCCGGCCGGGGCCCGGCCGGGTGCCGCCGAGGACCGGTGCGGGGTGATACCCGCGTCGGCGGGAAGCCTGCTCTGGTGGCTCCCCGCCGCGCTCGCCGCGTTCACACGGTGCTTCTGTCCGAGCGGCGGGGCCCGCTCGCGCGGGCAGCCCGCCGCCCCGCGTGGCGGGAGCACGGCCCGGCCGTGCTCCCGCCTGCTCGGTGGGGGTGTCGGCCCGGTGAGTCCGCCGGCCGCGACCGCCGGCACACCGGCCCGCGCGGGCCGCGCTCGCGGGGCCCCCGTCAGGCGAGCCGTTCGGCGATCCGGGCGCGCATGGAACTCATGGTGAATCCCCGTGGGTCGATCTTCCCCGGCTGCCACTCCAGGTGCCCGATGACCGAGGGCGCGCCCCACCCGTGGCGCCGGCAGACGGCGGCGGCCGCTCGCTCGATCGCCTCCAGCTGGACCCGCGGCCACGGGTCCCTTCCGTCACCGAGGTTCTCGCACTCGAATCCGTAGAAGTGCGGGTTCCCGTCCGTGTTCGCCTCGTCGTCGGGGGGCAGCGCCGTCTCGGCGATGACGGCGCGCAGGACGTCGTCGTCGCCCGGCCCGGCGTGGTTGGTCCTGCCGTACCCGACGAGGTGGACCCTGCCGTCCTTGGCGATGACGCCGTGGCACAGCGGGCCCGGCAGGCCCTGGTAGCCGTCACGGCAGAGGCGCACGGTGTCCGCGGTGCCCGAGGTGGCGGTGTGATGGATCATCACCCCGTGCACGGGGCCCCAGGGGCCGATGTGGTCGCGGTTGTGGGTGCGCCAGGCACCGACCTGGACGATCGTCAGCCCCTCGCCGAGCAGGGCGTCGAGGAAGCTGTCCGCGGACATGGGTGGGGCCATGGCCGACTCCTTCACGGCTGGATGTGTGGGTATGGAGCTTTTACCCGCAACTCCCCGGCGAGGCGGCCCGTTCGCACGATGTGCGAGCCGATCCGGCCAGCGCGCCGAAACGCTCGCGCCCGCGCTTCGCACATCATCGTTCAGTCCCACTCATTTGTGTGATGGCGCGTGCACGCACCGTGCTGAAAGGCTCTTCGTCGCAGGTCAACCCATGATTACGAAGGAGCCCCATGTCGGTTGGTACGGACGGTCCGCTCGGTGACGAGGTGCGCGAGAGCGGCCAGGACGCGGCACCGCCGCAGCAGAGTCTGGGTACGGCCGCTGCGCGGAACCTGGCGACCACCACCAAGTCGGCCCCCCAGATGCAGGAGATCACCTCACGGTGGCTGCTGCGGATGCTGCCCTGGGTCCAGGTGCAGGGCGGTACCTACCGGCTGAACCGCCGGCTCAGCTACGCGGTCGGCGACGGGCGCGTCACCTTCGTCCAGACGGGCAGCCAGGTCGAGGTCATCCCGGGGGAGCTCGGCGAACTGCCTCCCCTGCGGGGATACGACGACGAGGCCGTGCTGCGCGAACTGGCCCAGCGCTGCCGGCAGGTGCGGTTCGCGCCGGGTGACGTGCTGGCGGCGAAGGGCGAGGCGACGGACCGGGTGTTCCTCCTCGCGCACGGCCGGGTGGAGCAGATCGGCACCGGGCCCTACGGCGACGAGGCCGTGCTCGGCGTCCTCGCCGACGGCTCCTACTTCGGCGAGAGGTCGCTGGTCGACGGCGACGCCGTATGGGAGTTCACCGTCCGGGCCGACACGGCCTGCATCGCGCTGGAGCTCACCCGGCAGGACGTGCTGACCCTCGCGGACCGCGCCGAGTCACTCTCCGGACATCTCCGGTCCGTGGTGTCGGTCCCCCACCAGCGGACCAACAAGTACGGGGAGGCCGCCATCGACCTCTCGGCCGGCCACGTCGGAGAGGCGGTCGTCCCGCACACGTTCGTCGACTACGAGGCCGCACCGCGCGAGTACGAGCTGAGCGTCGCACAGACCGTGCTGAAGGTGCACAGCCGGGTCGCCGACCTCTACAACCAGCCGATGAACCAGACCGAGCAGCAGTTGCGGCTGACGGTCGAGGCGCTGCGCGAGCGCCAGGAGGACGAACTCGTCAACAACAAGGACTTCGGCCTCCTGGCCAACTGCGACTACGGACAGCGGCTCCAGCCGCACGACGGCGTGCCCGGCCCCGACGACATGGACGAGCTGCTCTCCCGCCGGCGCGGCTCCAGGCTGTTCCTGGCCCATCCGCGGGCCATCGCGGCCTTCGGCAGGGAGTGCAGCAGGCGCGGCGTCTACCCGGACACCGTGGACATCGGGGGCAGCCGCATCCCCTCCTGGCGCGGTGTGCCGATCTTCCCGTGCAACAAGATCCCGATCTCGAAGGCCCGTACCACCTCGATCATCTG
It encodes the following:
- a CDS encoding helix-turn-helix domain-containing protein translates to MEDAKLTPRRLATRIGVAPRTVERWLTGAELVPHAGNRVDACRALKVNEDVIWPKAVQVRS
- a CDS encoding peptidoglycan recognition protein family protein, which encodes MAPPMSADSFLDALLGEGLTIVQVGAWRTHNRDHIGPWGPVHGVMIHHTATSGTADTVRLCRDGYQGLPGPLCHGVIAKDGRVHLVGYGRTNHAGPGDDDVLRAVIAETALPPDDEANTDGNPHFYGFECENLGDGRDPWPRVQLEAIERAAAAVCRRHGWGAPSVIGHLEWQPGKIDPRGFTMSSMRARIAERLA
- a CDS encoding RNA polymerase sigma factor SigF, which gives rise to MRDGDGPVRDEERISGTRNGGPTAPAEPAGAPAGIPEQQARPHPVDERDGLPAAAEQKQAGGGTSRARHWQRAAMSDHEHDLREHGHHAPNNRSEARSMFIALRGLPEGSPERAELRNQLVRMHLPLVEHLARRFRNRGEPLDDLTQVATIGLIKSVDRFDPDRGVEFSTYATPTVVGEIKRHFRDKGWAVRVPRRLQELRLALTTATAELSQQYGRSPTVHELAERLGISEEEVLEGLESANAYSTLSLDVPDTDDESPAVADTLGAEDEALEGVEYRESLKPLLEDLPPREKRILLLRFFGNMTQSQIAQEVGISQMHVSRLLARTLAQLREKLLVEE
- a CDS encoding ATP-binding protein, with protein sequence MSDIAGEPGTQDFVEVRLPAAGAYLSVLRTATAGLAARLDFTLDEIEDLRIAVDEACAILLQQAVPGSVLSCVFRLVDDSLEVTVSAPTTDGRAPERDTFAWTVLSALAGKVDSSVAEDRTVSISLYKQRGAGPGPA
- a CDS encoding family 2B encapsulin nanocompartment shell protein; its protein translation is MSVGTDGPLGDEVRESGQDAAPPQQSLGTAAARNLATTTKSAPQMQEITSRWLLRMLPWVQVQGGTYRLNRRLSYAVGDGRVTFVQTGSQVEVIPGELGELPPLRGYDDEAVLRELAQRCRQVRFAPGDVLAAKGEATDRVFLLAHGRVEQIGTGPYGDEAVLGVLADGSYFGERSLVDGDAVWEFTVRADTACIALELTRQDVLTLADRAESLSGHLRSVVSVPHQRTNKYGEAAIDLSAGHVGEAVVPHTFVDYEAAPREYELSVAQTVLKVHSRVADLYNQPMNQTEQQLRLTVEALRERQEDELVNNKDFGLLANCDYGQRLQPHDGVPGPDDMDELLSRRRGSRLFLAHPRAIAAFGRECSRRGVYPDTVDIGGSRIPSWRGVPIFPCNKIPISKARTTSIICMRTGEDDQGVIGLHQAGIPDEIEPSLSVRFMGIDEQALISYLVTAYYSAAVLVPDALGVLENVEVSRWH
- a CDS encoding UBP-type zinc finger domain-containing protein yields the protein MSECPHVLDLPRPEPGRLSDTCLVCRAEGTHPVQLRICLTCGYVGCCDSSPGRHAFHHAEQEGHPVMRTLEHGESWRWCFADGSIV
- a CDS encoding 1-aminocyclopropane-1-carboxylate deaminase/D-cysteine desulfhydrase; this translates as MSQPVDLDRALRPRLPSPLQEVRDERFARHGLRLLLKRDDLIHPELPGNKWRKLAPNLRAAAGRTVLTFGGAYSHHLRATAAAGRLLGFPTIGVVRGDELAARPLNPSLAACAADGMRLHFVDRATYRRVSDPEVLAELLERCGAPEGCRVVPEGGSNALAVRGCTELGRELRGVADVAAVACGTGGTLAGLAAGLAYGLGDGPAAGPAAGPAAGPAAGLGHGPAAGLGDGARALGVPVLKGGFLGERTAALQREAFGAKVGDWSLDERFHFGGYARVPPALEAFARDFEARHGLPVERLYVAKMLYGLVALAGEGAFPPETAVAAVITGGPQPEASR
- a CDS encoding Na+/H+ antiporter; this encodes MDALSVVALVAASAAVAGIARRTVVPAPLLLVAAGLVASYLPGVPAYTLDPHIVLPLILPPLLHIAALDSSYLDLRANIRPIALLSVGYTLFATLVVGWAAHLVIPGLPLTAALVLGAVVAPPDAVAATAVARRLRLPGRITTILQGESLVNDATAITAYRVALAAAVGEGITWGEGVGMFLVAAAGGVGVGLVLMVPIHWLRTRLGEPLLQNTLSLLIPFVAYAAAEHVHASGVLAVVVVALFLGHRSWQVDFATRLQEEAVWRMAAFVLESAVFALIGLQLAPVVGQIGSFSAQEVAGYAVLVFGVVVASRFVWVFPATFVPRMLSRRIREREPGVDWRAPVIVGWAGMRGVVSLAIAFSIPVLTSAGEPFPARNLILFLTFTTVIGTLVVQGLTLPALIRALKLPERDPLSVTLAEAQAQSEASRAAERRLEELVADPANALPGPLLDRLRTVLEHRRNSPWERLGAVNPVTGESADGTYRRLTREVIQAERAVFVRLRDERRIDDEMMRALLRRLDLEEAAAYREASG